The Zootoca vivipara chromosome 16, rZooViv1.1, whole genome shotgun sequence genome has a segment encoding these proteins:
- the FSTL1 gene encoding follistatin-related protein 1, which translates to MEGREDGKKERKGEKEGGETGRSCVSLQHPRPPPSQAHRGREEKEQASSPPPFPLHNSGRAPEKEPAKMLQLWKSLAVAVLAGTVLGLLAEEEPMSKSKICANVFCGAGRECAVTEKSEPTCLCIERCKPHKRPVCGSNGKTYLNHCELHRDACLTGSKIQVDYDGHCKEKKPENSAASPVVCYQTDRDELRRRVIQWLETEIIPDGWFSKGNNYTEILDKYFKNFDDGDSRLDSSEFLKFVEQNETAVNITTYVNQETNKLLRGLCVDALIELSDENADWKLSFNEFLKCLNPAFNPPEKKCALEDETYEDGAETQVECNRCVCACGNWVCTAMTCEGKNQKVPSEGQQPEDKMTEEELARYVQELQKHQETSEKTKRTTTKEM; encoded by the exons ATGGAGGGAAGGGAAgacggaaagaaagaaagaaaaggcgaaaaagaaggaggggagacGGGGAGGAGCTGCGTTTCCCTCCAGCATCCGCGGCCGCCGCCTTCCCAAGCccacagagggagagaggaaaaggagcaagCAAGCAGCCCGCCGCCTTTTCCCCTTCATAACTCCGGCAGGGCGCCCGAAAAGGAACCAGCAAAGATG ttgcAGCTGTGGAAGAGCCTCGCCGTCGCCGTCCTGGCGGGCACCGTCTTGGGGCTCCTGGCGGAG GAAGAGCCGATGAGCAAATCTAAAATCTGTGCTAATGTCTTCTGTGGGGCTGGCCGGGAGTGTGCTGTGACAGAGAAGAGTGAGCCAACTTGTCTCTGCATTGAG aGATGCAAGCCTCACAAAAGGCCAGTTTGTGGCAGCAACGGCAAGACATACCTGAACCATTGTGAGCTGCATCGTGATGCTTGCCTCACTGGCTCCAAAATTCAGGTGGACTATGATGGCCACTGCAAAG AGAAGAAGCCAGAGAACTCCGCTGCAAGTCCAG TTGTCTGTTACCAGACTGACCGAGACGAACTCCGGCGTCGTGTCATCCAGTGGCTTGAAACTGAGATCATTCCTGATGGCTGGTTCTCTAAAGGCAACAACTACACTGAAATCCTAGACAAGTACTTCAAG AATTTCGACGATGGGGATTCTCGCCTGGATTCCAGTGAGTTCCTGAAGTTTGTGGAACAAAATGAGACAGCGGTCAACATCACCACCTATGTGAATCAAGAGACCAACAAGTTGCTCAG GGGACTCTGCGTAGATGCCCTCATTGAGCTCTCTGATGAGAATGCTGACTGGAAGCTTAGCTTCAATGAATTTTTGAAATGCCTCAATCCAGCCTTCAACCCACCAGAAAAAA AATGTGCCCTGGAAGATGAAACATATGAAGATGGAGCAGAGACCCAAGTGGAGTGTAACCGTTGTGTCTGTGCCTGTGGGAATTGGGTGTGTACTGCCATGACCTGTGAAG GCAAGAACCAGAAAGTGCCTTCTGAAGGGCAGCAGCCTGAAGATAAGATGACTGAAGAAGAACTGGCCAGATATGTTCAGGAACTGCAAAAGCATCAG gAGACATCTGAGAAGACCAAGCGAACGACCACCAAAGAGATGTAA